The genomic DNA ACCGGCACGTCGCGAGCGACGTGGGCAGACCCGGGCACCCACGCGGCGAAGTCCGCGAAGTAGTCGGCGGTCTTTGCGTCGGCGGCCTCGGTGATCAACCAACCGCAGGCCTGAACGCGCCGTCGGGTGGCGACACCCAACCCTCGGTTGATCCGAACCGGTGGGGCGTCCGCGACCAAGACGTCGCATCCCGCGTCGACGGTGGCGATCGCTCCCGCGAGACCTCCAATGCCGGCACCGATCGAGACGAGGTCGACCTCGCGGTCCCACTTCTGCATCAGCTACGCCCGCTGTGAGGATGCTCACTCCGGGATGCGCCATCCCGGCCGCGACGGGCGACGAAGCACCGTGCGACTGCGCCGACGCCGGCCCTCGGCGCGACACCCGGTCGCCGCGGGGCCGTTCTGGGCGCTGCCGGCCGAAGGTGCACGTCAACGCGGTTCTGAACCGCGTAGACGTGGTGGCGGACCTCACCCGGAGCTAGACCCGAAGTCATCACGATTGCGACTTTACATACCGATGGGATGCTATGCAGCGCGTACCTGAACCCGGAGTTTGGCGGGACGCGGCCCGCGGTCCGAGTCCGTGGATCGCAGCAAATTCCTGTAGAACTTCCTGGGGTGCACGCGCACACGGGGGTCGGTCAGTACGGAAAGTCGAGAACGGGCAGCAACGGTGAGTGACAACCCCGAACGTCGACCCGACGGCACGCGCATGCAGATCCTGCGGGCAGCGGCCCAGCAACTCGCGCGCGAGCCGTACGGTCGAGTCAGCCTCGACCGCGTCCTCGAGATCGCCAACGTGACCAAGGGCGCGCTGTACTTCCACTTCCGCTCCAAGCACGACTTGGCGATCGCGATCGTCGAGAACCATGCGGAGGCTCGGGCGGAGACATTCAGCGAGGCGTTCGCGCAGTCGCGTCCAGGCCTCGAATCGATGATCGAACTCTCGTATCGCATCGGCAGTGACGACGTCGGCGACGACATGGCCCGCGCCGCGCTCAACCTCCTCGAGGCACTCGGCCGGTTCGATGGCCTGCAGTCCAAGGTGCTCGACGGGTGGATCACCGCCTTCACCGACCTCGCCCGGCGTGCCGCCGACGACGGCGACATCGCAAACGGCGTCGACCCCGCACACGTCGCACGCCTGGTGGTGTCGCTGTACCTGGGCCTGCGACAGACGGGCAATCTCGACGATCCGGTCGCGTTCACGTGCGATCTCGAGGCGCTTTGGCTACTCATCCTCCCGGGTTTCGCCAACCCGGACCGGCTCCCGTATCTGAAGGGCTTCGTGGAGCGACGCACCGCACGCGCGATCAAGAATGCAGCATCGCGCAGCACCGACGTTCTATGATTCCGCTTTAGCTTGTTTTCCGGGGACCGAGCCAACGGAGGTAGTCGAACGTGGTGCGCCAGGCCAGATCCGAGGCGACCCGACGGAGGATCATCGACTCGGCAATTGATTTGATCAACGAGATCGGTTATCCCGCCGCTGGATTGGCGGACATCATCGAACGCGCCGACCTCACCAAGGGCGCGCTCTACTACCACTTCGATTCGAAGGAAGCCCTGGCGACCACGATCATCGAGGAGGGTGCGAACAAGGTCCTCGAATCGTTCCGGGCGGCGGGCCGGTCCAGTTCCCCCGCGATGGAGAACATCGTCCACGGCCTGTTCGTGGTCACCGACGTACTTGGCAACGACCGTGTCGCCCAGGCCGCCGGTCGCTTGCTGCGCACGTTCGGCGGATTCAACCCCGCGGCAAAGAAGACGTACGCCGTGCTGCTCGACGAGATGACGATGCTGACCACGAGCGCCATCGCCGAGGGCGACCTCCGCTCCGAACTCGACCCGGCCGAGGCGAGCAGCGCCATCATCGGCTCGCTGCTCGGTGCCGAATTGCTGTCCAGTGCCTTGACCGACGGCAAGGATCTCCGCGGGCGATTCGGCCGCACCTGGGCCCTTCTGTTGCCTGCACTGATCTCCGAGGATTCGCTGGCCTACTACCGCGAGTTCCTGGCCCGGCAATCGCTGCGCGGCGATGCCCGCGGTGCTGAACGCCCCGCCGAGACCCGCGGTGACGATCAACCCGGCGACTCCCCGCTGGATCGCTGAGCGTCACTCCCTTCCCTTGGACCCGGGGTGCGCCCCACCTGACTAACTAGGTTTACTGTCTTCGGAGACGCTTCGACTGACGGGAAGACCCATGGACGTGACGTGGTCCGCCGCCGACCTCGAGTTCCGGGACGAGGTGCGGGCGTTCCTGCACGAGAAGCTGACGCCGGATCTGCGTGACGCCGGTCGGTTGATGACCAGCGTGTACAGCGACCACGAGGCCAGCCTGCGGTGGCAGGCCATCCTGCACGAGCGGGGGTGGGCCGCGCCGGCGTGGCCCGTCGAGTACGGCGGGTGCGATTGGAGCCTCACCCAGCACTACCTGTTCAGCCGTGAGTCGACGCTGGCCGGCGCGCCGTCACTGTCGCCGATGGGCATCCGGATGGTCGCCCATGCCATCATCGCATTCGGCACGTCCGCTCAGAAGGACTACTTCCTGCCGGGCATCCTGACCGGCGAGGTGTTCTTCTGCCAGGGCTATTCCGAACCGGAATCCGGATCCGACCTGGCCTCGCTGACCATGGTGGCGGTCGACGATGGTGACGACCTGGTGTGCACGGGCAGCAAGATCTGGACGACCCACGCCCGGGAGGCGAACTGGATGTTCGCCCTCGTCCGCACCTCCCGCACGGGCAAGAAGCAACAGGGCATCACGTTCGTCCTCATCGACATGACCTCGCCTGGGATCGAGATCCGGCCCCTGGTCATGACGTCGGGCGAGGAGGTGCAGAACCAGGTCTTCTTCGATGACGTCCGCGTTCCCAAGTCGAACGTGATCGGGCAGATCGACGACGGCTGGACCGTGGCGAAGTACCTCCTCGAGTTCGAGCGTGGCGGAGGCGCAACGGCGCCCGCGCTTCAGGTGATGGCGGAGCAGGTGGCCGCGAACGCAGCAACACAGCCGGGGCCCACGGGTGGGCGCCTGATCGACGACCCGTCGTTCTCGCGCAAGCTGGCCGACGCCCGCATCCGCACCGACGTGCTGGAGATCCTCGAGTTCCGGGTTCTCGCCGCGCTATCCGGTGGCGGGCATCCCGGAACGGATTCGTCGATGCTGAAGATCCTGAGTACCGAGCTGAGTCAGACGATCACCGAACTGGCAATGGAGGCCGCTGGACCTCGCGGCCGCGCATATCAGCCCCATGCCACCCGTCCCGGCGGCCCGGTTGCCGAATTCGATCCTCCGGCAGACGGATACGTGAGCGGCGAGCCGTGGCAGGCCGTCGCGCCGCTGCGGTACTTCAACGATCGTGCGGGCTCGATCTACGCCGGTAGCAACGAGATTCAACGCAACATTCTGGCCAAGACTGCTTTGGGTCTCTAGGTAAGGACTTCCAGTGGATTTCACGCTTTCCGACGAGCAAAAGATGCTGCGCGACGGGCTCACCAAGTTCCTCTCCACGCGGTACGACCTCGCCAAGAGCCGTGCAGCCGTCAAGACCGGCGCGGGTTGGCAGCCCGAGACCTGGCGTGCCTTCGCCGAGGACCTCGGCATCCTCGGCGCCGCACTACCCGAGGACGTCGGTGGCATCGGGGGTGGTCCCGTCGAGGTGATGGTGATCGCCGAGGCGCTCGGCCACGCGCTGGTGGTCGAGCCCTATGTCGACACCTCCGTGGTGGCTGCCGGACTGCTGCGTCGCGCCGGGGGCCCTCGGGCCACCGAGCTGCTCGAGCGGATCGCCGCGGGGCGCGCCGTCGTCGCCCTCGCGGCCTCGGAAGCAGAGTCGGGCGACGACTGGTCGCGCGTCACGACGACTGCGACGGCCGACGGCACCGGCTGGCTCCTGCACGGCACCAAGCTCGTCGTCGTCTCCGCACCGCTTGCCACCCACCTGCTGGTGACGGCGCGTACGCAGGCGGGCACCTCGCTGTTCCTGGTGGAGGTCGAGGCTGCGGGCTCCGCCCTCGTGCAGCACGCCTACCGCACGGTCGACGACCGCTGGGCGGCCGACGTCGAGTTGTCCGGCGTGCGACTGGATTCCGACGCGCTGCTCGGCGACGACGGCGCGGCGTGGCCGTCGTTGTCACGGGCGCGCGACGAGGGTGCCGCCGCGGTGTGCGCCGAAGCGGTCGGATGCATGCGGAAGGTGTTGGCCGACACCGTCGAGTACAGCAAGCAGCGGCATCAGTTCGGACAGCCGATCGGAGGCTTCCAGGTTCTCCAGCACCGCATGGTCGACATGCACATGGAGGTGGAGCAGGCCGCGGCAGCGGTACTGCTCGCCGTCCTCAACCTCGAGGCAGACGAGGCCGAAAGGGCGAAGGCCGTCTCGGCGGCGAAGGTCACCATCGGGCGCGCGGCCCGGTTCGTCGGACAGAACGCGGTGCAGTTGCACGGTGGGATGGGCATGACCGAGGAACTCGCCATCGGCCACTACTTCAAGCGACTGACCGCCGTCCAGTACGAATTCGGCAGCACCGACTCCCACCTCGCGCGGTACGCAGAGCTGACGACGGGCTGACCAACCCTGGACACCTGTCCGACAACGACCCGGGATGACTGTGGACGGCCCGCGCGTCGTGAGCCGAGCGCAGTGCATCGAGCTGGTATTTCGTCCTGTTCATGGATGTTTCGTGGGTCATTGCCAACCCCATTGCGGTCAGCTAGCCTGGACACATGTCCAGTTCAGCGGTGACCCACGTCACCCGCCTACGGGACCCGCACGCTCACCACGGTCGCACGCAGCAGCGCGTGCTCGGAGCTGCCGCCTCGATGCTGGACGAGTCGGCTCATCCGGACGTCTCGGTCGCCGCGCTCGCAGCGCGCGCTCGCGTCGCGCCGACCGCCCTGCGCGCGCACTTCCCCTCGCTCGACGCGGTCTTCGCCGAGCTGTACCTGCATCACGTCTCGACGCTGCCACTGGTGATCGACCGATCCGCCCGCGTCGAGGCGCGCGTGGGTGCCCAGCTGCGGGCGATCACGATGATCCTGGCCGACCGGCCCGGCCTGGCCCGGACGTGCACGCGTGCCTTGCTGTCGACCGACGATCCAGCGGTCGCCGACGTCCGTGCCCGCATCGCGGCAGAGGTACGGCGCCGAGTGGCGGCTGCGCTCGGCACCGGGGCATGGCCGGAGGTGCTCGCCACCGTGGAGACCGTGTTCTGGGGCGCGTTGCTGCAGGCCCAGTCCCGCGACATCGATTACCGGATCATGGCCGATCGCCTCGACACGATGCTGTCGCTGATCCTCCCAGGGGACGACGGCTAGCAGCGCCGCACCGGCCACCACTTCTGCAGGAGGACAACGGGTATGGGGTTACGTGGCGATGCCGCGATCGTCGGCTTCACCGAGCTTCCCGCGACCAAGCGGCCCACCGGGCCCCTCGAGTTCAACCTCGAGCAGTGGGCACGTCTGGCTGCGGCGACACTCGCCGATGCCGGCCTGCAGGCCTCCGACGTCGACGGCATCTGCACCGGCCACCTGCAGGAATCGCAGATCTTCGTGCCGTCGACCATCGTCGAGTACCTGGGCATCCGGGCGAACTTCGCCGAACTCGTCGACCTCGGCGGCGCCAGCGCCTCGGGCATGGTGTGGCGCGCAGCGGCTGCCATCGAGCTGGGAATCTGCAACGCCGTGCTGTGCGTCCTACCCGCCACTCCCCTGACGCCCGTGAGCGAGCACAAGCCGGTCGACTTCGGGGACATGCTGTACTTCGGCGCGTCGAGCAACCGATACGGATCGCCACAGGCCGAATTCGAGATCCCGTACGGCAATCTGGGCCAGAACGGACCCTACGGCCAGGTGGCCACGCTCTACGCCGCGACGCACGGCTACGACGAGCGGGCGATGGCCAAGATCAGTGTCGACCAGCGGGTGAACGCGAATCACACGCCCGGGGCGATCTTCGCCGATACGCCACTGACCGTCGACGACGTGCTGGCCAGTCCGGTGATCGCGTCGCCACTGCACATGCTCGAGATCGTGATGCCCGTTCTCGGTGGTGCCGCCGTCCTGGTCGCGAACCCGGAAGTCGCCCGCCGCAGCCGCAATCGGCCGGTGTGGATCAAGGGATTCGGCGAGCGGGTGCCCTACAAGACGCCGACGTACGCCGAGGACCTGCTGCAGACACCGATGATCAAGGCGGCCGAGAGTGCCTTCGCGATGGCGGGTCTCGGCCCGGCCGACATGGACATGGCATCGATCTACGACTGCTACACCATCACCGCGCTGTTGAGCCTCGAGGACGCCGGCTTCTGCCGCAAGGGCGAGGGTCTGCGGTTCGTTTCAGACCACGACCTCACGTTCCGCGGCGACTTCCCGATGAACACCGCGGGCGGTCAGCTCGGCTACGGCCAGGCAGGCACGGCGGGCGGCATGCACCACGTGTGCGATGCGACCCGCCAGATCATGGGACGTGCCGACCGAGCCCAGGTCACCGACTGCCACCGCGCCTTCGTGTCGGGCAACGGCGGCATCCTCTCCGAGCAGACCACTCTCGTCCTGGAGGGCGACTGACGATGAGCAGCACCAGCCGGCCCATGCCGATTCCCACGCCCACGACGCGGCCCTTCTGGGATGCGTTGGCCAGACACGAGATTCGCATCCAATACTCGCCGTCTGCCGGCCGCTACGTGTTCTACCCCCGGGTGCTCGCGCCCGGCACGCTGGCCGACGACCTGGAGTGGCGCGAGATCAGCGGTGGGGGAACGCTATACACGTTCACGGTCAGCCATCGACCGGTCTCACCGCACTTCGTCGACGACGTGCCCCAGATCCTCGCCGTCGTGGAATGGGACGAGGGACCGCGCTTCTCCACCGAGATCGTCAACGCCGCGCCCGATGAGGTCCGGGTCGGCATGCGGGTGCGGCCGGTGTTCACCGACCATCCCGACGCAGGCATCACCATGCTGCGGTACGAACCCGCCGACTGATCAGTCGCGGTCGCTCACCGTCCGTGGGTGTCGAAGAACTGCCACGACGCCACCGACGCGTCGATGACGTTGGTCGTCGCCCCTGCTGCGTCCATCAGGGCCGGGGCCCCGGGCCAGGTGTGACCTCCCCCGTCGACGCGGTTGAACACCACCGCGGTTCCGGCGGCGCAGGGCGCCGACGTCGTGCGCTGAATCTGCTGTCCGTGCCCGGCGCCGAACAGGGTCTCGTCGACCGGCGGCGGGCACCCGTCGACCTGTCGCCAGCGATCCGCCATCGCCGGTGCCGCAACGACGGTGCTGGCGCCGCCGCGCCCCGTCATACCGCCGCCGCCGTAGGGCACGATCGGGTCGACTGTTCCGTGGGTTGCGAACACCGACACCGGCCGGGACGGGTTGCACGCGACATTGGTGCCAAGCGTCCCGGCAACCGGAGCGACGGCGGCGAACAGATCGGCACGCTCACACGCCATCCGGTTGGCCATGAAGGCGCCGGCGGACAGGCCCGTGATGAAGACGCGACCACCGGGGATCCCGTAGTCGGCGACGAGCTTGGTGGTCAGCGCCGAGATGAACCCGACGTCGTCGACTCCCTGGCGATCCGGAACGGAGGCGCCCCGGCCGTCGGCCCAACTCAGGTCGATGCCGTCGGGGTAGGCCACGACGAACCCGTTGGCGTCGGCAACCGCGTCGTAGCGGGTCAGTGCGGCTTGTCCGCCACCGGTGCCGCCTGCGGCATGCAGGTTGATCACCAGCGCCGACGGACGTTCGACGCCGACCGGCGCATGCACCACGTACGTGCGCGGCAGACCGCCGTGGTCGAGTTGAGCGGTCTTGGCGGGAATGGCGGATGCATGGGGTACGGGCGTCAGGGCCGATGCCGCGAGGCCACCCGCGAGCAGGACTGCGGTGAGGCGTAGGAGCCGATGGCAAACTGTGAACACCTGCCAACCGTAGGTAGTGGACGCGAACGGCGTGCGAAGAATGCGTGGCGGGAACTCCTACTTCGTCGCCGCGAGGTGCTTCTCCTCGTACAGGCGCGCCCACTCCCTGCGCGGCTTGATCGACACGTCGACGTCAGTCGCGTTGGCGCGCAGCGCACCGACGGTGGCCTGATCCCTCGGGGTGCGCGCGAACGGATCCCAGCCGAAGAACCGGCACGAGTTCTCCCACGTGATCTTGTTGATGTCGGCGTCGTCGGCGCCGGCACCGTTGAGTTCTGCGAGCACCTGCTCGGGCGCGTCGGGCCAGAAGCAGTCGGAGTGCGGGTAGTCGCACTCCCAGGCGATGATGTCGATGCCGATCTCGTGCCGCAGCCGCAATGAGGTCTTGTCGGTCACGTAGCAGGCCAGTGAGTGCTCGCGGAACACGTCGCTGGGCAGCTTGTCCCCGAAGTCGCGGCGCAGCCACTTCTGGTTCGTGTAGTGCCGGTCGCTGCGATCGAGGTAGAACGGGATCCAGCCGATGCCGCCCTCGGAGAACGCGAACTTCAGGTCGGGGTAGTTGCGCATCGCAGGCCCCCACAGCAGGTCCTGGGCGCACATCGCCGAGACCTGGGTGGCCAGGATGATCAGGTTGTCGATCGGCGCGTTGGGCGCCATGCTGATCGCTCCGAAGCCGGTACCGATGTGCAGACACATCACGACGTTCTCCTCGGACAGCGTCCGGAACACCGGACCCCAGTAGTCCTCGTCGTGGTAGCTGGGCAGACCCTCCAGGTGTGGCAGCTCCGGCATGGTGACCGCACGGCAGCCCTTGGCCGCGACCCGGCGGATCTCGTCGCACATCGCCTCGGGGTTCCACGTCGGCAGTACGGCGATCGGGATGAAGCGGTCCGGGTAGCTGCCCGCCCACTCGTCGATGTGCCAGTCGTTGTAGGCCGACACCATGACCAGCGTGACGTCTTCCCGGTGCATGTTGAGGTGGCGCGCCGAGAACCCGGTGAAGGTCGGGAAGCACATCGAGGCCAGGATCCCGTTGCGGTTCATGTCGCGAACGCGCTCGTGGACGTCGTACACGCCGGGCCGCATCTCGGCGAAGCCGGCGGGGTCGCGGCCCCACTCCTCCGGCGGCCAGGACACCACGGCGTTGAGCCCGCTGACGCCCTGGGGCCTGCCCTGATACATCCACTGATCGACGCCGTGAGAGTCGGTGACGACGATCGGGGCCTCGGACTTGTACTTGGCGGGCACGTGGTTGAGGAACATGTCCGGGGGCTCTACGACATGGTCGTCGATGCTCACCAGGATCAGGTCTTCGGCTTTCATGTCTCAACTAGTACCCTCGGATCCCGTGACCGTCTCTGCACCTTCGGACAGAGGTTTGACTCTTTCGGCCAAGGCTCGGACGACCACCCGCAACGCCGCGTTCCGGCCGGTGATCGAGCTGCGCCGCGGCGGCCGCGCCATGGCGGGCAGCTATCTGTACGAGGGCGACGGGCTCATCACCGGGTGGCACTCGCACGAGGTGCATCAGATCGAGTACGCCCTGCACGGCGTCGTCGAGGTGGAGACCGACTCGGCCCACTACCTGCTTCCGCCGCAGCAGGCGGCCTGGATCCCGGTCGGCCTGGAACACCAGGCGGTGATGAACCCGGACGTCAAGACCGTCGCGGTGATGTTCGCGCCGGAGTTGATCCGCAATGCGGGTGGACGGGCGCGGATCATCGCGGTGTCACCGTTGATCCGCGAGATGATGATCTACGCGCTGCGCTGGCCGATCGACCGCGCGCAGGGCGACGGCACATCGGATGACTTCTTCCGCACCCTGGCCGCGCTGGTCTCCGAGGCACTCGATCACGAGGCGCCGCTGAGTCTTCCGACCTCCGACCATCCGATCGTCGCCGCCGCACTCGCCTACACCAAGCAACACCTGAATTCCGTGACCGCAGACGAGGTGGCCCGTGCAGTGGCCGTGTCGGAACGCACGCTGCGCAGGCTGTTCTCCGACACTGTCGGAATGTCCTGGCGCAGTTATCTCTTGCAGGCCCGGATGCTGCGGTCGATGGCGCTTCTCGCCGCGCCGGGCCAGTCGGTGCAGGCGACGGCGACGGCGGTCGGGTTCGAGAACCTCAGCTCCTTCACCCGATGCTTCGCCCAATTCTGCGGCGAGACGCCGTCGTCCTACCGGCGGCGGGTCGCCGAGACGGGGTCCTGACCTCGATGGCGACCGACGGCCCACTCCTGCACGACCTGGTGGCGTCGGCAGCACGGGCAGTGCCCGATCGGCCCGCCGTGATCGCCGACGACGGCACTTCGACCACGTTCGCCGAGTTCGACCGTCAGATCGCGCGCCTCGCGGGATGGGCAGCGCGGCAGTGTGTCCGCGGCGAGCGCATCGCGGTCATCGCCAACAACGGCGTCGACTACGCCCGGCCGTACTACGCGATCCCGCGCAGCGGTGCGGTGCTGGCGCTGGTCAACCAACGACTGAGCACCAGCGAACAGGTGTCGTTGCTGCGCGCCATCGAACCGGCAATGATCGTCGGCGACGCCCGCTACCTCGATGCTCTGCCTACGACCACCACGCCGGCCATTCGCTTCGGCACTCCGGAATGGCAGGCCGCACAGCGGCATTCGGAGGAAGGCACCGTCGCGAACCCCGATGACGTCGCCTGGCTGCTGTTCACCAGTGGATCAACCGGCACCCCGAAGGGGGTGCTGCACACGCATCGGTCGATCACCGCCGCGGTGCGCGGTACCGTCGAGGGCCGGTCCGTACGCTCGGGCGGGG from Mycolicibacterium arabiense includes the following:
- a CDS encoding TetR/AcrR family transcriptional regulator, encoding MSDNPERRPDGTRMQILRAAAQQLAREPYGRVSLDRVLEIANVTKGALYFHFRSKHDLAIAIVENHAEARAETFSEAFAQSRPGLESMIELSYRIGSDDVGDDMARAALNLLEALGRFDGLQSKVLDGWITAFTDLARRAADDGDIANGVDPAHVARLVVSLYLGLRQTGNLDDPVAFTCDLEALWLLILPGFANPDRLPYLKGFVERRTARAIKNAASRSTDVL
- a CDS encoding TetR/AcrR family transcriptional regulator, which gives rise to MVRQARSEATRRRIIDSAIDLINEIGYPAAGLADIIERADLTKGALYYHFDSKEALATTIIEEGANKVLESFRAAGRSSSPAMENIVHGLFVVTDVLGNDRVAQAAGRLLRTFGGFNPAAKKTYAVLLDEMTMLTTSAIAEGDLRSELDPAEASSAIIGSLLGAELLSSALTDGKDLRGRFGRTWALLLPALISEDSLAYYREFLARQSLRGDARGAERPAETRGDDQPGDSPLDR
- a CDS encoding acyl-CoA dehydrogenase family protein; the encoded protein is MDVTWSAADLEFRDEVRAFLHEKLTPDLRDAGRLMTSVYSDHEASLRWQAILHERGWAAPAWPVEYGGCDWSLTQHYLFSRESTLAGAPSLSPMGIRMVAHAIIAFGTSAQKDYFLPGILTGEVFFCQGYSEPESGSDLASLTMVAVDDGDDLVCTGSKIWTTHAREANWMFALVRTSRTGKKQQGITFVLIDMTSPGIEIRPLVMTSGEEVQNQVFFDDVRVPKSNVIGQIDDGWTVAKYLLEFERGGGATAPALQVMAEQVAANAATQPGPTGGRLIDDPSFSRKLADARIRTDVLEILEFRVLAALSGGGHPGTDSSMLKILSTELSQTITELAMEAAGPRGRAYQPHATRPGGPVAEFDPPADGYVSGEPWQAVAPLRYFNDRAGSIYAGSNEIQRNILAKTALGL
- a CDS encoding acyl-CoA dehydrogenase family protein, which gives rise to MDFTLSDEQKMLRDGLTKFLSTRYDLAKSRAAVKTGAGWQPETWRAFAEDLGILGAALPEDVGGIGGGPVEVMVIAEALGHALVVEPYVDTSVVAAGLLRRAGGPRATELLERIAAGRAVVALAASEAESGDDWSRVTTTATADGTGWLLHGTKLVVVSAPLATHLLVTARTQAGTSLFLVEVEAAGSALVQHAYRTVDDRWAADVELSGVRLDSDALLGDDGAAWPSLSRARDEGAAAVCAEAVGCMRKVLADTVEYSKQRHQFGQPIGGFQVLQHRMVDMHMEVEQAAAAVLLAVLNLEADEAERAKAVSAAKVTIGRAARFVGQNAVQLHGGMGMTEELAIGHYFKRLTAVQYEFGSTDSHLARYAELTTG
- a CDS encoding TetR family transcriptional regulator, giving the protein MSSSAVTHVTRLRDPHAHHGRTQQRVLGAAASMLDESAHPDVSVAALAARARVAPTALRAHFPSLDAVFAELYLHHVSTLPLVIDRSARVEARVGAQLRAITMILADRPGLARTCTRALLSTDDPAVADVRARIAAEVRRRVAAALGTGAWPEVLATVETVFWGALLQAQSRDIDYRIMADRLDTMLSLILPGDDG
- a CDS encoding thiolase family protein, with translation MGLRGDAAIVGFTELPATKRPTGPLEFNLEQWARLAAATLADAGLQASDVDGICTGHLQESQIFVPSTIVEYLGIRANFAELVDLGGASASGMVWRAAAAIELGICNAVLCVLPATPLTPVSEHKPVDFGDMLYFGASSNRYGSPQAEFEIPYGNLGQNGPYGQVATLYAATHGYDERAMAKISVDQRVNANHTPGAIFADTPLTVDDVLASPVIASPLHMLEIVMPVLGGAAVLVANPEVARRSRNRPVWIKGFGERVPYKTPTYAEDLLQTPMIKAAESAFAMAGLGPADMDMASIYDCYTITALLSLEDAGFCRKGEGLRFVSDHDLTFRGDFPMNTAGGQLGYGQAGTAGGMHHVCDATRQIMGRADRAQVTDCHRAFVSGNGGILSEQTTLVLEGD
- a CDS encoding Zn-ribbon domain-containing OB-fold protein, translating into MSSTSRPMPIPTPTTRPFWDALARHEIRIQYSPSAGRYVFYPRVLAPGTLADDLEWREISGGGTLYTFTVSHRPVSPHFVDDVPQILAVVEWDEGPRFSTEIVNAAPDEVRVGMRVRPVFTDHPDAGITMLRYEPAD
- a CDS encoding extracellular catalytic domain type 1 short-chain-length polyhydroxyalkanoate depolymerase, whose translation is MLAGGLAASALTPVPHASAIPAKTAQLDHGGLPRTYVVHAPVGVERPSALVINLHAAGGTGGGQAALTRYDAVADANGFVVAYPDGIDLSWADGRGASVPDRQGVDDVGFISALTTKLVADYGIPGGRVFITGLSAGAFMANRMACERADLFAAVAPVAGTLGTNVACNPSRPVSVFATHGTVDPIVPYGGGGMTGRGGASTVVAAPAMADRWRQVDGCPPPVDETLFGAGHGQQIQRTTSAPCAAGTAVVFNRVDGGGHTWPGAPALMDAAGATTNVIDASVASWQFFDTHGR
- a CDS encoding amidohydrolase family protein, with amino-acid sequence MKAEDLILVSIDDHVVEPPDMFLNHVPAKYKSEAPIVVTDSHGVDQWMYQGRPQGVSGLNAVVSWPPEEWGRDPAGFAEMRPGVYDVHERVRDMNRNGILASMCFPTFTGFSARHLNMHREDVTLVMVSAYNDWHIDEWAGSYPDRFIPIAVLPTWNPEAMCDEIRRVAAKGCRAVTMPELPHLEGLPSYHDEDYWGPVFRTLSEENVVMCLHIGTGFGAISMAPNAPIDNLIILATQVSAMCAQDLLWGPAMRNYPDLKFAFSEGGIGWIPFYLDRSDRHYTNQKWLRRDFGDKLPSDVFREHSLACYVTDKTSLRLRHEIGIDIIAWECDYPHSDCFWPDAPEQVLAELNGAGADDADINKITWENSCRFFGWDPFARTPRDQATVGALRANATDVDVSIKPRREWARLYEEKHLAATK
- a CDS encoding AraC family transcriptional regulator gives rise to the protein MTVSAPSDRGLTLSAKARTTTRNAAFRPVIELRRGGRAMAGSYLYEGDGLITGWHSHEVHQIEYALHGVVEVETDSAHYLLPPQQAAWIPVGLEHQAVMNPDVKTVAVMFAPELIRNAGGRARIIAVSPLIREMMIYALRWPIDRAQGDGTSDDFFRTLAALVSEALDHEAPLSLPTSDHPIVAAALAYTKQHLNSVTADEVARAVAVSERTLRRLFSDTVGMSWRSYLLQARMLRSMALLAAPGQSVQATATAVGFENLSSFTRCFAQFCGETPSSYRRRVAETGS